The Bradysia coprophila strain Holo2 chromosome IV, BU_Bcop_v1, whole genome shotgun sequence genome includes a region encoding these proteins:
- the LOC119066068 gene encoding pancreatic triacylglycerol lipase-like isoform X1 — protein sequence MSPIHRNFLIFFFFCKIKNFGAPLPPLLSDDELGTVVLYYNSPFITSEQIISPNVSLVSFAPDLPTKLIIHGYIANRFHGSIEPVKNAYLGRGDVNVLLVDWEQLAHKLYDESRSYVRQIGSRIGNLLSHYIRNQNVSYSDIHVIGHSLGAHIAGNVGRYFNGHLRRITGLDPAAPLFTNSSIDAIKQSDGQFVDIIHTCGYSLGEIWARGHIDFYPNSGKFHQPGCRKDDLLQLFSCSHFRAPLFYAESILFPYSFTAAKCTFREIMADSPNKCTNSNENVYMGDIVSMDSRGLYYLTTNEMYPFGRGNYSQYGIL from the exons ATGTCTCCGattcatagaaattttctaatatttttcttcttctgcaaaatcaaaaatttcggtgCACCCTTACCACCGTTACTGTCAGACGACGAACTGGGTACGGTCGTTCTGTACTATAACAGTCC ATTTATCACATCCGAACAAATCATCTCACCAAACGTTTCTCTAGTCAGTTTTGCGCCTGATCTACCCACAAAGTTGATCATTCATGGCTACATAGCGAATAGGTTTCACGGTTCAATAGAACCGGTAAAGAATGCGTATTTGGGTCGAGGTGATGTGAATGTTTTACTGGTCGATTGGGAGCAGCTCGCCCACAAATTGTATGATGAATCAAGGTCCTATGTACGTCAGATTGGTAGTCGAATCGGAAATCTGCTGTCGCATTATATTAG AAATCAAAATGTAAGTTACAGCGACATACATGTGATTGGTCATTCCTTAG GAGCGCACATCGCTGGTAACGTTGGAAGATATTTCAACGGTCACCTTAGGAG AATAACGGGCCTGGATCCTGCAGCACCACTTTTTACTAATTCTTCGATTGACGCAATTAAACAGTCCGACGGTCAATTTGTTGATATAATTCACACCTGTGGCTATTCGTTAGGTGAAATTTGGGCGCGGGGGCACATTGACTTTTATCCAAACTCTGGAAAATTTCACCAACCAGGGTGTCGTAAAGATGATTTATTGCAGCTGT TTTCATGTAGTCACTTCCGTGCACCACTATTTTATGCGGAGTCAATCCTATTCCCGTATTCTTTTACAGCAGCCAAGTGTACGTTTAGAGAAATAATGGCCGACTCACCGAATAAGTGCACAAACTCAAACGAAAATGTCTATATGGGAGATATCGTCTCGATGGA CTCTCGGGGATTATATTATCTAACCACCAACGAGATGTATCCGTTTGGAAGGGGAAATTACAGTCAATATGGAATCCTCTAA
- the LOC119066066 gene encoding protein transport protein Sec24C — MNSFQQPGPPQQGWPQPPQQQIPGVLNGNQQNNLTGQMSNMNLGDSNERPAPFGVNQGSHNKFLPPAAQPPAGLSSNNNFNTNNNALHQQHAPPQQGLVNGQSGPPQLSRTPQPNFPSQLGPQNATPNFQNNAMPTPPLQSQQSRPPIQNQQMQPPAQQFPPSQPNQGNGMPPHPTSQLPPNSQQQSIGEQHSHPNPNAFLGQQQRSQFPGQQPPPPGSSMHPNSQSGPVNPGMPPQSGMPPQQGIPPQQGMPQQPGMQQQQQPGMQQQQPGIPPLGMPPKPLIQNNPPSGVAQPGVPLQQVNRPQPGMPQPPGMPPQPGMYQQSAMQPQSGMPPQPGMPPQHGMPPQPGMQPQPGMHPQSSMPPQPGMHRQPGMPLQPGMHPQMGMQQQQQPGMPPQLGMQPQTGMPPQPGMYPQPGMPPQPGMPPQPGMPPQTGMHPQMGMQQQPMQPGAYPGMQPQQRNFNSNQGMYNPPGNFPQAQAQQQQRRLDPDQMPNPIQVMAENQRAMTGPFVTSQPGLVPPLVTTKSITQDQGNSGPRFIRSTMYNVPATADMMKQTAVPFALIISPYAKTLEGEIVPPIVNFGEVGPIRCIRCKGYMSPNMQFIDAGRRFQCLLCKATTEVPQEYFQHLDHTGQRTDKYERPELVLGTYEFVATKDYCRNNKPPNPPAMIFVIDVSYNNIKSGLVHLLCSEMKRIIRNLPIDQGMDRSAMKVGFITYNNTVHFYNCKSNLAQPQMMVVGDVHEMFMPLLDGFLCDPEESGAVIDSLMEQIPAMFGETRETETILLPAIQAGLEALKASECAGKIIVLHSSLPIADAPGKLKNRDDRNVLGTEKEKTVLTPQTNVYNNLGQECVQAGCAVDLFIFNNSYVDLATIGQICRLTGGEIYKYTYFQADMDGHRVVNDLIKNISRPIAFDSVMRVRTSTGVRPTDFYGHFFMSNTTDMEIGAIDCDKSIAIEVKHDDKLAPEDNVYIQVALLYTSCSGQRRLRILNLALKTCTQMADLFRCCDLDAMVLFFAKQIIFKLVETPPKAVKDSLEARCAQILACYRKNCASPTSAGQLILPECMKLLPLYASCLMKNDAISGGSDMTCDDRSYVMQFVSIMDLPMSVSYFYPRLIPIHDVDVNDTDVPSPIRTTIEKMCDDGAYILENGIHMFIWLGLSLAPEFTQSVFGAPSSQQIDTDRCGVPVFDNPLSQRIRDIIDSIQAERPRTMRITLVRQRDKLEGVLRHFLIEDRGTHGAPSYVDYLCYLHKEIRSLLS, encoded by the exons ATGAACTCATTTCAACAACCAGGACCGCCGCAACAAGGCTGGCCTCAACCACCACAACAGCAAATTCCAGGAGTACTTAATGGAAATCAGCAAAACAAT ttGACCGGTCAGATGTCCAATATGAATCTGGGCGATTCGAACGAGCGACCGGCACCATTCGGCGTTAATCAGGGAAGtcacaataaatttcttccacCGGCGGCACAACCACCAGCTGGTTTGAGTTCAAACAACAACTTCAACACAAACAACAATGCACTTCATCAACAACATGCACCACCACAGCAAGGTCTCGTAAACGGTCAGAGTGGTCCACCGCAGTTGTCTCGAACACCGCAACCAAATTTTCCGTCACAATTAGGCCCACAAAACGCTacaccaaattttcaaaacaatgcGATGCCTACGCCTCCATTGCAATCGCAACAAAGTAGGCCTCCAATACAAAACCAACAGATGCAGCCACCGGCACAACAATTTCCACCAAGTCAACCTAATCAAGGCAATGGAATGCCTCCGCATCCTACAAGTCAATTACCACCAAATTCTCAGCAGCAATCAATCGGCGAACAACATTCACATCCTAATCCAAATGCATTTCTTGGTCAACAACAACGGTCGCAATTTCCCGGTCAGCAACCACCACCACCAGGCTCTTCAATGCATCCAAATTCTCAGTCTGGGCCTGTGAATCCTGGAATGCCTCCACAATCTGGAATGCCACCACAACAAGGAATTCCACCACAACAAGGAATGCCACAACAACCAGgaatgcaacaacaacaacaacctggaatgcaacaacaacaacctgGAATTCCACCACTGGGAATGCCTCCAAAGCCACTCATCCAAAATAATCCACCAAGTGGTGTTGCGCAGCCTGGAGTACCTTTACAACAAGTAAATCGTCCACAACCTGGCATGCCACAACCTCCAGGAATGCCTCCACAACCTGGTATGTATCAACAATCTGCTATGCAGCCGCAATCAGGAATGCCACCACAACCGGGCATGCCTCCACAGCATGGAATGCCGCCACAACCTGGAATGCAACCACAACCTGGAATGCATCCACAATCAAGCATGCCTCCACAACCTGGTATGCATCGACAACCTGGAATGCCACTACAACCTGGAATGCATCCACAAATGGgaatgcaacaacaacaacaaccaggAATGCCTCCACAGCTTGGAATGCAACCACAAACTGGAATGCCACCACAACCTGGAATGTATCCACAACCTGGAATGCCACCACAACCTGGAATGCCACCACAACCTGGAATGCCACCACAAACTGGAATGCATCCACAAATGGGAATGCAACAGCAACCAATGCAGCCTGGAGCATATCCAGGCATGCAGCCTCAGCAACGAAATTTCAATAGCAATCAAGGCATGTATAATCCACCAGGAAACTTTCCTCAAGCTCAAGCTCAGCAGCAACAACGTAGGCTCGATCCAGATCAAATGCCAAATCCAATTCAA GTTATGGCTGAAAATCAGCGTGCAATGACTGGGCCATTTGTTACAAGTCAGCCAGGATTAGTACCACCATTGGTAACAACCAAATCGATAACACAAGATCAAGGCAACTCTGGACCACGATTCATTCG TTCGACCATGTACAATGTTCCTGCCACTGCCGATATGATGAAACAAACAGCAGTACCATTTGCGCTAATAATTTCTCCATATGCCAAGACTTTAGAGGGCGAAATCGTTCCGCCAATAGTCAATTTCGGTGAAGTCGGTCCGATTCGATGCATTCGTTGCAAGGGTTATATGTCACCCAACATGCAGTTTATTGACGCCGGACGTAGATTCCAGTGTTTGCTATGCAAAGCGACCACTGAAG TTCCGCAAGAGTATTTCCAGCACTTAGATCATACTGGACAACGAACGGATAAATATGAGCGACCTGAATTGGTATTGGGCACCTACGAATTCGTGGCTACGAAAGACTACTGTCGG AACAACAAGCCACCCAATCCACCGGCAATGATATTCGTAATTGATGTGTCGTACAACAACATCAAATCCGGACTGGTGCATCTGCTGTGCAGTGAAATGAAGCGAATCATACGAAATCTACCGATTGACCAAGGAATGGATCGCAGTGCCATGAAAGTTGGCTTCATAACGTACAACAACACCGTACACTTCTACAATTGCAAATCGAATTTGGCTCAGCCGCAAATGATGGTCGTCGGTGATGTGCACGAGATGTTCATGCCATTGTTGGACGGATTTCTGTGTGACCCGGAAGAATCGGGTGCGGTTATCGATTCGCTGATGGAGCAAATACCGGCAATGTTTGGTGAAACGCGTGAaacggaaacaattttgttgcCGGCCATACAAGCTGGCCTGGAAGCGCTGAAAGCGTCCGAATGTGCCGGCAAAATTATCGTTTTACATTCATCGTTGCCGATAGCTGATGCGCCaggaaagttgaaaaatcgcGATGATCGAAATGTTCTCGGCACGGAGAAAGAGAAAACGGTTCTGACGCCACAGACCAACGTATACAATAACCTCGGTCAGGAGTGTGTTCAAGCTGGCTGTGCTgttgatttgtttattttcaataattcgtACGTTGACCTGGCCACGATTGGACAAATTTGCCGATTGACTGGCGGTGAGATCTACAAATACACTTACTTCCAAGCGGATATGGATGGTCATCGGGTGGTGAACGATCTGATTAAAAACATCTCACGACCCATTGCATTCGATTCTGTGATGCGTGTTCGAACGTCAACGGGAGTACGACCAACCGATTTCTACGGTCACTTCTTTATGTCGAATACGACCGACATGGAAATCGGAGCCATCGATTGTGATAAATCGATCGCAATTGAAGTTAAGCACGACGATAAATTGGCTCCGGAGGATAATGTTTACATTCAGGTGGCACTTTTGTACACATCATGCAGTGGACAACGACGATTGAGGATTCTAAATCTGGCTCTCAAGACATGTACGCAAATGGCTGATCTATTTAGGTGTTGTGACCTGGACGCGATGGTTTTGTTCTTTGCCAAACAG ATCATATTCAAACTTGTGGAAACGCCACCGAAGGCGGTAAAAGACAGTTTAGAAGCCCGTTGTGCGCAAATACTCGCCTGCTATCGGAAAAATTGTGCATCGCCCACATCTGCCGGTCAATTAATTCTTCCCGAATGCATGAAACTGTTGCCATTGTATGCATCATGCTTGATGAAAAATGATGCTATTTCCGGTGGTTCTGACATGACATGCGACGATCGTTCGTATGTGATGCAATTCGTTTCGATTATGGACTTGCCGATGTCTGTGTCGTACTTCTATCCCCGTTTGATACCCATCCACGATGTGGACGTTAACGATACGGATGTACCATCGCCCATTCGGACGACCATTGAGAAAATGTGCGACGATGGAGCGTACATTTTGGAGAATGGTATTCACATGTTCATTTGGCTGGGTCTGTCGCTGGCACCCGAATTTACACAATCAGTATTTGGCGCACCGAGTTCGCAACAAATTGATACGGATCGTTGTGGTGTGCCGGTATTTGATAATCCGTTGTCGCAAAGGATACGCGATATTATCGACAGCATTCAAGCGGAACGGCCTCGAACCATGCGG ATAACTCTGGTGCGACAACGCGACAAATTGGAAGGTGTTCTGCGTCACTTTTTGATCGAGGACCGTGGTACGCATGGTGCGCCCAGTTACGTTGACTATCTTTGCTATTTACATAAAGAAATCCGATCGTTGCTCAGCTAG
- the LOC119066068 gene encoding pancreatic triacylglycerol lipase-like isoform X2 has translation MSPIHRNFLIFFFFCKIKNFGAPLPPLLSDDELGTVVLYYNSPFITSEQIISPNVSLVSFAPDLPTKLIIHGYIANRFHGSIEPVKNAYLGRGDVNVLLVDWEQLAHKLYDESRSYVRQIGSRIGNLLSHYIRNQNVSYSDIHVIGHSLGKIERTSLVTLEDISTVTLGAPLFTNSSIDAIKQSDGQFVDIIHTCGYSLGEIWARGHIDFYPNSGKFHQPGCRKDDLLQLFSCSHFRAPLFYAESILFPYSFTAAKCTFREIMADSPNKCTNSNENVYMGDIVSMDSRGLYYLTTNEMYPFGRGNYSQYGIL, from the exons ATGTCTCCGattcatagaaattttctaatatttttcttcttctgcaaaatcaaaaatttcggtgCACCCTTACCACCGTTACTGTCAGACGACGAACTGGGTACGGTCGTTCTGTACTATAACAGTCC ATTTATCACATCCGAACAAATCATCTCACCAAACGTTTCTCTAGTCAGTTTTGCGCCTGATCTACCCACAAAGTTGATCATTCATGGCTACATAGCGAATAGGTTTCACGGTTCAATAGAACCGGTAAAGAATGCGTATTTGGGTCGAGGTGATGTGAATGTTTTACTGGTCGATTGGGAGCAGCTCGCCCACAAATTGTATGATGAATCAAGGTCCTATGTACGTCAGATTGGTAGTCGAATCGGAAATCTGCTGTCGCATTATATTAG AAATCAAAATGTAAGTTACAGCGACATACATGTGATTGGTCATTCCTTAGGTAAGATA GAGCGCACATCGCTGGTAACGTTGGAAGATATTTCAACGGTCACCTTAGGAG CACCACTTTTTACTAATTCTTCGATTGACGCAATTAAACAGTCCGACGGTCAATTTGTTGATATAATTCACACCTGTGGCTATTCGTTAGGTGAAATTTGGGCGCGGGGGCACATTGACTTTTATCCAAACTCTGGAAAATTTCACCAACCAGGGTGTCGTAAAGATGATTTATTGCAGCTGT TTTCATGTAGTCACTTCCGTGCACCACTATTTTATGCGGAGTCAATCCTATTCCCGTATTCTTTTACAGCAGCCAAGTGTACGTTTAGAGAAATAATGGCCGACTCACCGAATAAGTGCACAAACTCAAACGAAAATGTCTATATGGGAGATATCGTCTCGATGGA CTCTCGGGGATTATATTATCTAACCACCAACGAGATGTATCCGTTTGGAAGGGGAAATTACAGTCAATATGGAATCCTCTAA
- the LOC119066068 gene encoding pancreatic triacylglycerol lipase-like isoform X3, with the protein MSPIHRNFLIFFFFCKIKNFGAPLPPLLSDDELGTVVLYYNSPFITSEQIISPNVSLVSFAPDLPTKLIIHGYIANRFHGSIEPVKNAYLGRGDVNVLLVDWEQLAHKLYDESRSYVRQIGSRIGNLLSHYIRNQNVSYSDIHVIGHSLGAHIAGNVGRYFNGHLRRITGLDPAAPLFTNSSIDAIKQSDGQFVDIIHTCGYSLGEIWARGHIDFYPNSGKFHQPGCRKDDLLQLFSSAKCTFREIMADSPNKCTNSNENVYMGDIVSMDSRGLYYLTTNEMYPFGRGNYSQYGIL; encoded by the exons ATGTCTCCGattcatagaaattttctaatatttttcttcttctgcaaaatcaaaaatttcggtgCACCCTTACCACCGTTACTGTCAGACGACGAACTGGGTACGGTCGTTCTGTACTATAACAGTCC ATTTATCACATCCGAACAAATCATCTCACCAAACGTTTCTCTAGTCAGTTTTGCGCCTGATCTACCCACAAAGTTGATCATTCATGGCTACATAGCGAATAGGTTTCACGGTTCAATAGAACCGGTAAAGAATGCGTATTTGGGTCGAGGTGATGTGAATGTTTTACTGGTCGATTGGGAGCAGCTCGCCCACAAATTGTATGATGAATCAAGGTCCTATGTACGTCAGATTGGTAGTCGAATCGGAAATCTGCTGTCGCATTATATTAG AAATCAAAATGTAAGTTACAGCGACATACATGTGATTGGTCATTCCTTAG GAGCGCACATCGCTGGTAACGTTGGAAGATATTTCAACGGTCACCTTAGGAG AATAACGGGCCTGGATCCTGCAGCACCACTTTTTACTAATTCTTCGATTGACGCAATTAAACAGTCCGACGGTCAATTTGTTGATATAATTCACACCTGTGGCTATTCGTTAGGTGAAATTTGGGCGCGGGGGCACATTGACTTTTATCCAAACTCTGGAAAATTTCACCAACCAGGGTGTCGTAAAGATGATTTATTGCAGCTGT TTTCAT CAGCCAAGTGTACGTTTAGAGAAATAATGGCCGACTCACCGAATAAGTGCACAAACTCAAACGAAAATGTCTATATGGGAGATATCGTCTCGATGGA CTCTCGGGGATTATATTATCTAACCACCAACGAGATGTATCCGTTTGGAAGGGGAAATTACAGTCAATATGGAATCCTCTAA
- the LOC119066068 gene encoding pancreatic triacylglycerol lipase-like isoform X4 has protein sequence MSPIHRNFLIFFFFCKIKNFGAPLPPLLSDDELGTVVLYYNSPFITSEQIISPNVSLVSFAPDLPTKLIIHGYIANRFHGSIEPVKNAYLGRGDVNVLLVDWEQLAHKLYDESRSYVRQIGSRIGNLLSHYIRNQNVSYSDIHVIGHSLGKIERTSLVTLEDISTVTLGAAKCTFREIMADSPNKCTNSNENVYMGDIVSMDSRGLYYLTTNEMYPFGRGNYSQYGIL, from the exons ATGTCTCCGattcatagaaattttctaatatttttcttcttctgcaaaatcaaaaatttcggtgCACCCTTACCACCGTTACTGTCAGACGACGAACTGGGTACGGTCGTTCTGTACTATAACAGTCC ATTTATCACATCCGAACAAATCATCTCACCAAACGTTTCTCTAGTCAGTTTTGCGCCTGATCTACCCACAAAGTTGATCATTCATGGCTACATAGCGAATAGGTTTCACGGTTCAATAGAACCGGTAAAGAATGCGTATTTGGGTCGAGGTGATGTGAATGTTTTACTGGTCGATTGGGAGCAGCTCGCCCACAAATTGTATGATGAATCAAGGTCCTATGTACGTCAGATTGGTAGTCGAATCGGAAATCTGCTGTCGCATTATATTAG AAATCAAAATGTAAGTTACAGCGACATACATGTGATTGGTCATTCCTTAGGTAAGATA GAGCGCACATCGCTGGTAACGTTGGAAGATATTTCAACGGTCACCTTAGGAG CAGCCAAGTGTACGTTTAGAGAAATAATGGCCGACTCACCGAATAAGTGCACAAACTCAAACGAAAATGTCTATATGGGAGATATCGTCTCGATGGA CTCTCGGGGATTATATTATCTAACCACCAACGAGATGTATCCGTTTGGAAGGGGAAATTACAGTCAATATGGAATCCTCTAA